From a single Miscanthus floridulus cultivar M001 chromosome 8, ASM1932011v1, whole genome shotgun sequence genomic region:
- the LOC136473453 gene encoding uncharacterized protein isoform X1 codes for MQGGRVQPPATLTDAEVTAASGLSPRMSRLRWASDKQSWLPVCGQSPVQPPAAVGGNGEKGTDGGTGVLGGRADEEFIPTTVSPPAHDGSLPQQQGPEKVEEAVAPTTVSTVAQNGAVPLPWQKGSDKVDTVAIPAAVSPIVQNGTLPQQGGNKVEEVVALAAVSPAMHSDTLSCALPRSGLHRARQDGNRGENGEAQLLGDAGELLLDGQEGNRVVEVASPSPAVAVMESYGIVGASSMHNSDKEACLLAVEEQGHGGSSVVAQEEVTADGDVVEMGNRTGGSELQRKENEIAGSRRKRLLKSDVNPSPKKWAVSPVREPRAVVDDKMKRLEGSLQRSNLRTPLSDSIDAKTKGNGLESGKMNATMLGNGEASAKGKVQSKTSSAKKEVMCSNMNIKQKKFARKLKGDGIVKDNLHRSAVESKLGKHVATNQIEESYVNLVADQVIVQAMMAPDKCPWTRGRKSIASASKSLVPRNKIKGKYASPKELLTGQVVSRELINDETVEDNDDTNLEEDDNSRELVVYGEKREIFVTPSVPSGSHRKQPGGHIDARSKVRKLLQLYQVTYRKLTQIEEQGIHKVGSIYLEAAKAVKKDPIYKKIGAIVGNIPGVEVGDEFHFRIELSIVGLHRQYQGGIDISKVNGVPVAISVVASRGYPDELSSSGELIYTGSGGKAGGNKDGGDQKLERGNLALKNCIETKTPVRVIHGFKGRSRSEVGKQTSTFTYDGLYEVVECWQEGPKGGMVIKYKLQRIAGQPELALHAVKANRKSKVREGLCLPDISQGSERIAICVINTIDDMRLAPFKYITNVIYPTWYEKEPQKACDCTNGCSDSITCACAVKNGGEIPFNFDSAIIEAKRLIYECGPWCRCSPTCYNRVSQHGVKIPLEIFKTGKTGWGVRSLSSISSGSFVCEYTGELLDGNEAENRQNDEYLFDIGSNYYDEELWKGLQPVVDVQSSTLSSRTMKGFTIDAAECGNVGRFINHSCSPNLYAQNVLWDHDDMRMPHVMFFAVENIPPLQELTYHYNYKVGSVHDENGNEKVKHCYCGASNCIGRLY; via the exons ATGCAGGGGGGCAGGGTGCAGCCGCCAGCGACGCTCACGGATGCAGAAGTGACAGCGGCATCGGGGCTATCACCACGCATGTCGAGGCTTAGGTGGGCCTCCGACAAGCAGTCCTGGCTGCCTGTGTGCGGCCAGTCCCCTGTGCAGCCCCCCGCTGCCGTGGGAGGCAATGGGGAGAAGGGCACGGATGGTGGCACCGGTGTCCTAGGTGGCAGAGCGGATGAGGAGTTCATCCCTACCACTGTTTCGCCTCCTGCTCATGACGGTTCCCTTCCTCAGCAGCAGGGGCCAGAGAAGGTGGAGGAAGCAGTCGCCCCCACCACTGTTTCAACTGTTGCTCAGAATGGTGCAGTGCCTCTGCCTTGGCAGAAGGGGTCGGATAAGGTGGACACAGTGGCTATCCCTGCCGCGGTTTCACCTATAGTTCAGAATGGCACCTTGCCTCAGCAGGGGGGAAATAAGGTGGAAGAAGTGGTTGCTCTCGCAGCTGTTTCGCCTGCAATGCACAGCGACACCCTCTCATGTGCCCTGCCTCGGTCGGGGCTACATAGGGCAAGGCAGGATGGAAACAGGGGGGAGAATGGAGAGGCACAATTGCTCGGGGATGCAGGCGAGCTGTTGTTGGATGGTCAGGAGGGGAACCGGGTGGTGGAGGTGGCGTCACCGTCACCAGCGGTAGCAGTTATGGAGAGTTATGGCATTGTTGGTGCTAGTTCCATGCACAACAGTGACAAGGAAGCATGCTTGTTGGCGGTTGAGGAGCAGGGACATGGTGGCAGCAGTGTGGTGGCGCAGGAGGAGGTTACCGCTGATGGGGATGTCGTGGAGATGGGAAACAGAACTGGTGGCAGTGAGTTACAGAGAAAGGAAAATGAAATTGCAGGAAGCAGAAGGAAGCGTTTGTTGAAATCCGATGTGAATCCGTCACCTAAGAAGTGGGCAGTCTCACCTGTACGCGAACCACGAGCAGTGGTGGATGATAAGATGAAAAGACTTGAAGGAAGCTTGCAGAGAAGTAACCTTAGGACACCTTTGAGCGATTCCATTGATGCAAAGACAAAAGGAAATGGGTTGGAGAGTGGCAAGATGAATGCCACAATGCTTGGTAACGGAGAGGCCTCTGCAAAGGGGAAGGTGCAAAGCAAGACTTCGAGTGCTAAAAAAGAAGTGATGTGCTCAAATATGAACATTAAACAAAAGAAGTTTGCTCGTAAGCTGAAGGGTGATGGCATAGTCAAGGATAATTTACACAGGTCTGCTGTGGAGTCCAAGCTTGGAAAACATGTTGCAACCAATCAAATTGAAGAGAGTTATGTGAACCTTGTCGCTGACCAAGTAATCGTACAAGCAATGATGGCTCCTGACAAATGCCCTTGGACACGAGGAAGAAAGTCTATTGCTAGTGCttctaagtctcttgttcctagGAACAAGATAAAGGGAAAATATGCTAGTCCAAAAGAATTACTAACAGGACAAGTGGTCTCTCGTGAATTGATCAATGATGAGACAGTGGAGGACAATGATGACACTAACCTGGAAGAAGATGACAACTCTAGGGAGCTAGTTGTGTATGGAGAAAAGCGAGAAATATTTGTCACTCCGTCTGTTCCTTCTGGGTCACACCGCAAGCAACCTGGGGGCCATATAGATGCTCGAAGCAAAGTTAGGAAGTTGCTCCAATTGTACCAGGTGACGTACCGAAAGCTTACACAAATTGAGGAACAAGGTATTCACAAAGTTGGAAGCATTTACCTTGAAGCAGCTAAAGCAGTAAAGAAAGACCCTATCTATAAAAAGATTGGGGCCATTGTGGGAAATATTCCTGGTGTTGAAGTTGGCGATGAATTTCATTTTAGAATTGAGTTATCAATAGTTGGTCTGCATCGCCAATATCAAGGAGGTATTGACATTTCTAAGGTGAATGGTGTTCCTGTTGCTATAAGTGTCGTTGCCTCCAGAGGCTATCCTGATGAACTGTCAAGCTCAGGTGAACTAATATACACTGGCTCTGGAGGGAAGGCTGGGGGCAATAAAGATGGAGGGGATCAAAAGCTTGAGCGGGGTAATCTCGCCTTGAAAAATTGCATTGAGACCAAGACCCCGGTTCGAGTGATTCATGGGTTCAAAGGTCGAAGTAGAAGTGAAGTTGGTAAGCAAACTTCAACATTTACATACGATGGATTGTACGAGGTGGTGGAATGTTGGCAAGAAGGCCCGAAAGGTGGGATGGTCATCAAGTACAAGTTACAGAGGATTGCAGGGCAACCAGAATTAGCCCTACATGCAGTCAAGGCAAATAGGAAGTCTAAAGTTCGTGAAGGTCTTTGTTTGCCTGATATATCTCAAGGAAGCGAGAGGATAGCCATATGTGTCATCAACACAATTGATGACATGAGGCTAGCACCATTTAAATACATCACCAATGTCATATATCCAACTTGGTATGAGAAAGAACCTCAAAAGGCTTGTGACTGCACAAACGGCTGCTCAGACTCTATTACATGTGCTTGTGCAGTGAAGAATGGAGGGGAAATACCGTTCAATTTCGATAGTGCGATCATAGAGGCTAAGCGTCTCATATACGAGTGTGGTCCATGGTGCAG GTGCTCGCCAACATGCTACAATAGGGTGAGTCAGCATGGTGTCAAAATTCCACTTGAAATATTCAAGACAGGTAAGACAGGTTGGGGTGTAAGATCCCTCAGTTCTATATCTTCAGGCAGTTTCGTATGTGAGTATACTGGCGAGCTCTTGGATGGTAATGAAGCTGAAAATAGGCAGAATGATGAATATCTATTTGATATTGGTAGTAACTATTATGATGAAGAACTTTGGAAGGGGCTTCAACCAGTGGTTGATGTACAATCTTCTACCTTGTCGTCCAGGACAATGAAAGGCTTCACAATAGATGCAGCTGAGTGCGGCAATGTGGGAAGATTTATCAATCATAGTTGTTCACCAAACCTCTATGCTCAAAATGTTCTCTGGGACCATGATGACATGAGGATGCCACATGTTATGTTCTTTGCTGTTGAGAATATCCCACCACTACAGGAACTGACCTACCATTACAATTATAAGGTAGGCTCAGTCCATGACGAGAATGGCAACGAGAAGGTTAAACATTGCTACTGTGGTGCTTCAAATTGTATTGGCAGGCTCTACTAA
- the LOC136473453 gene encoding uncharacterized protein isoform X2 yields the protein MQGGRVQPPATLTDAEVTAASGLSPRMSRLRWASDKQSWLPVCGQSPVQPPAAVGGNGEKGTDGGTGVLGGRADEEFIPTTVSPPAHDGSLPQQQGPEKVEEAVAPTTVSTVAQNGAVPLPWQKGSDKVDTVAIPAAVSPIVQNGTLPQQGGNKVEEVVALAAVSPAMHSDTLSCALPRSGLHRARQDGNRGENGEAQLLGDAGELLLDGQEGNRVVEVASPSPAVAVMESYGIVGASSMHNSDKEACLLAVEEQGHGGSSVVAQEEVTADGDVVEMGNRTGGSELQRKENEIAGSRRKRLLKSDVNPSPKKWAVSPVREPRAVVDDKMKRLEGSLQRSNLRTPLSDSIDAKTKGNGLESGKMNATMLGNGEASAKGKVQSKTSSAKKEVMCSNMNIKQKKFARKLKGDGIVKDNLHRSAVESKLGKHVATNQIEESYVNLVADQVIVQAMMAPDKCPWTRGRKSIASASKSLVPRNKIKGKYASPKELLTGQVVSRELINDETVEDNDDTNLEEDDNSRELVVYGEKREIFVTPSVPSGSHRKQPGGHIDARSKVRKLLQLYQVTYRKLTQIEEQGIHKVGSIYLEAAKAVKKDPIYKKIGAIVGNIPGVEVGDEFHFRIELSIVGLHRQYQGGIDISKVNGVPVAISVVASRGYPDELSSSGELIYTGSGGKAGGNKDGGDQKLERGNLALKNCIETKTPVRVIHGFKGRSRSEVGKQTSTFTYDGLYEVVECWQEGPKGGMVIKYKLQRIAGQPELALHAVKANRKSKVREGLCLPDISQGSERIAICVINTIDDMRLAPFKYITNVIYPTWYEKEPQKACDCTNGCSDSITCACAVKNGGEIPFNFDSAIIEAKRLIYECGPWCRCSPTCYNRVSQHGVKIPLEIFKTGQ from the exons ATGCAGGGGGGCAGGGTGCAGCCGCCAGCGACGCTCACGGATGCAGAAGTGACAGCGGCATCGGGGCTATCACCACGCATGTCGAGGCTTAGGTGGGCCTCCGACAAGCAGTCCTGGCTGCCTGTGTGCGGCCAGTCCCCTGTGCAGCCCCCCGCTGCCGTGGGAGGCAATGGGGAGAAGGGCACGGATGGTGGCACCGGTGTCCTAGGTGGCAGAGCGGATGAGGAGTTCATCCCTACCACTGTTTCGCCTCCTGCTCATGACGGTTCCCTTCCTCAGCAGCAGGGGCCAGAGAAGGTGGAGGAAGCAGTCGCCCCCACCACTGTTTCAACTGTTGCTCAGAATGGTGCAGTGCCTCTGCCTTGGCAGAAGGGGTCGGATAAGGTGGACACAGTGGCTATCCCTGCCGCGGTTTCACCTATAGTTCAGAATGGCACCTTGCCTCAGCAGGGGGGAAATAAGGTGGAAGAAGTGGTTGCTCTCGCAGCTGTTTCGCCTGCAATGCACAGCGACACCCTCTCATGTGCCCTGCCTCGGTCGGGGCTACATAGGGCAAGGCAGGATGGAAACAGGGGGGAGAATGGAGAGGCACAATTGCTCGGGGATGCAGGCGAGCTGTTGTTGGATGGTCAGGAGGGGAACCGGGTGGTGGAGGTGGCGTCACCGTCACCAGCGGTAGCAGTTATGGAGAGTTATGGCATTGTTGGTGCTAGTTCCATGCACAACAGTGACAAGGAAGCATGCTTGTTGGCGGTTGAGGAGCAGGGACATGGTGGCAGCAGTGTGGTGGCGCAGGAGGAGGTTACCGCTGATGGGGATGTCGTGGAGATGGGAAACAGAACTGGTGGCAGTGAGTTACAGAGAAAGGAAAATGAAATTGCAGGAAGCAGAAGGAAGCGTTTGTTGAAATCCGATGTGAATCCGTCACCTAAGAAGTGGGCAGTCTCACCTGTACGCGAACCACGAGCAGTGGTGGATGATAAGATGAAAAGACTTGAAGGAAGCTTGCAGAGAAGTAACCTTAGGACACCTTTGAGCGATTCCATTGATGCAAAGACAAAAGGAAATGGGTTGGAGAGTGGCAAGATGAATGCCACAATGCTTGGTAACGGAGAGGCCTCTGCAAAGGGGAAGGTGCAAAGCAAGACTTCGAGTGCTAAAAAAGAAGTGATGTGCTCAAATATGAACATTAAACAAAAGAAGTTTGCTCGTAAGCTGAAGGGTGATGGCATAGTCAAGGATAATTTACACAGGTCTGCTGTGGAGTCCAAGCTTGGAAAACATGTTGCAACCAATCAAATTGAAGAGAGTTATGTGAACCTTGTCGCTGACCAAGTAATCGTACAAGCAATGATGGCTCCTGACAAATGCCCTTGGACACGAGGAAGAAAGTCTATTGCTAGTGCttctaagtctcttgttcctagGAACAAGATAAAGGGAAAATATGCTAGTCCAAAAGAATTACTAACAGGACAAGTGGTCTCTCGTGAATTGATCAATGATGAGACAGTGGAGGACAATGATGACACTAACCTGGAAGAAGATGACAACTCTAGGGAGCTAGTTGTGTATGGAGAAAAGCGAGAAATATTTGTCACTCCGTCTGTTCCTTCTGGGTCACACCGCAAGCAACCTGGGGGCCATATAGATGCTCGAAGCAAAGTTAGGAAGTTGCTCCAATTGTACCAGGTGACGTACCGAAAGCTTACACAAATTGAGGAACAAGGTATTCACAAAGTTGGAAGCATTTACCTTGAAGCAGCTAAAGCAGTAAAGAAAGACCCTATCTATAAAAAGATTGGGGCCATTGTGGGAAATATTCCTGGTGTTGAAGTTGGCGATGAATTTCATTTTAGAATTGAGTTATCAATAGTTGGTCTGCATCGCCAATATCAAGGAGGTATTGACATTTCTAAGGTGAATGGTGTTCCTGTTGCTATAAGTGTCGTTGCCTCCAGAGGCTATCCTGATGAACTGTCAAGCTCAGGTGAACTAATATACACTGGCTCTGGAGGGAAGGCTGGGGGCAATAAAGATGGAGGGGATCAAAAGCTTGAGCGGGGTAATCTCGCCTTGAAAAATTGCATTGAGACCAAGACCCCGGTTCGAGTGATTCATGGGTTCAAAGGTCGAAGTAGAAGTGAAGTTGGTAAGCAAACTTCAACATTTACATACGATGGATTGTACGAGGTGGTGGAATGTTGGCAAGAAGGCCCGAAAGGTGGGATGGTCATCAAGTACAAGTTACAGAGGATTGCAGGGCAACCAGAATTAGCCCTACATGCAGTCAAGGCAAATAGGAAGTCTAAAGTTCGTGAAGGTCTTTGTTTGCCTGATATATCTCAAGGAAGCGAGAGGATAGCCATATGTGTCATCAACACAATTGATGACATGAGGCTAGCACCATTTAAATACATCACCAATGTCATATATCCAACTTGGTATGAGAAAGAACCTCAAAAGGCTTGTGACTGCACAAACGGCTGCTCAGACTCTATTACATGTGCTTGTGCAGTGAAGAATGGAGGGGAAATACCGTTCAATTTCGATAGTGCGATCATAGAGGCTAAGCGTCTCATATACGAGTGTGGTCCATGGTGCAG GTGCTCGCCAACATGCTACAATAGGGTGAGTCAGCATGGTGTCAAAATTCCACTTGAAATATTCAAGACAG GACAATGA